Proteins from one Malaya genurostris strain Urasoe2022 chromosome 2, Malgen_1.1, whole genome shotgun sequence genomic window:
- the LOC131430939 gene encoding zinc finger protein 37 homolog has translation MNFSAFGGPFSGIHQFAAKFGSNDGAFTSTNTAAGNGAGPGGIVGGGGGGGGAGAAGGGGATGAPGSATISQQDLNRYHGSNGNHFNQNSTSMVNTSMSYGQNISIPYSQPQADHGFINSMQTDQNKLKNSIKIDRDEMINQQILQNVNQSWQTLANPTNTVDYSSHLLSATLPISIQHFLKYSESIKKESNGVGSGLASPGPLSGLIGVETNAFNVQKDLLNLKNGSNLNLALGNVAVSAAAASLGLNHQHLSHHITSHQDTNSHSYGNINQLPIVSNNTTNGQAQSVSQQQNAINGTMNGGTISTTTITNGNANTNGTTGTAAPTGVTTTTGKSKRQKKEKKRKPPKEKKPRPKPGQIRETKALDGSPLFCCPECQMAYPERGLIEQHVISHAVERRFVCDICHAALKRKDHLTRHKLSHIPDRPHICSICLKSFKRKEQLTLHIVIHTGEKKHVCIECGKGFYRKDHLRKHTRSHIARRVKSEMSAQSGSGSNNSTNANSNSALASSLMATNMQGAPVTAS, from the exons ACCAGGTGGTATTGTGGGTGGCGGCGGAGGAGGCGGTGGCGCAGGGGCAGCCGGAGGAGGAGGAGCGACTGGCGCTCCTGGAAGCGCCACTATCAGCCAGCAGGATCTGAATCGATATCATGGATCGAATGGGAATCATTTTAATCAGAATTCTACCTCAA TGGTTAACACGTCAATGTCCTACGGCCAAAACATTTCGATTCCGTACAGCCAACCGCAAGCCGATCACGGTTTCATCAACAGCATGCAAACCGATCAGAATAAGCTGAAGAACAGCATCAAAATCGATCGGGACGAGATGATAAACCAGCAAATTCTGCAAAACGTGAACCAATCCTGGCAAACGCTGGCCAATCCTACCAACACGGTTGACTATTCGTCACATCTACTGTCCGCCACACTGCCAATTTCAATACAGCACTTTCTCAAATATTCCGAATCCATCAAGAAGGAATCGAACGGCGTTGGATCCGGTCTGGCATCTCCGGGGCCATTGAGTGGACTGATCGGTGTGGAAACGAATGCGTTCAACGTACAGAAAGACTTACTGAATTTGAAAAATGGATCTAATTTGAATTTGGCTCTGGGGAACGTGGCTGTCAGTGCTGCCGCTGCCAGCTTAGGTTTGAATCATCAACATTTGAGCCACCATATTACCAGTCACCAGGACACCAACAGTCACAGCTATGGAAACATCAATCAGCTTCCGATCGTTTCGAACAACACAACCAACGGCCAAGCACAGTCGGTCAGCCAACAACAAAATGCGATAAATGGCACAATGAATGGTGGGACAATTTCCACGACTACGATTACCAACGGCAACGCCAATACGAATGGAACCACCGGGACTGCTGCCCCTACCGGTGTAACAACTACTACCGGGAAATCCAAACGCCAAAAGAAGGAAAAGAAACGCAAACCACCGAAGGAGAAGAAACCCCGTCCGAAACCGGGTCAGATTCGGGAAACGAAAGCACTGGACGGTTCGCCGCTGTTCTGCTGTCCGGAGTGTCAAATGGCATACCCGGAACGTGGTTTGATCGAACAGCATGTGATCTCCCATGCCGTCGAACGCCGTTTTGTGTGTGACATCTGTCATGCGGCACTGAAGCGCAAAGATCACCTGACCCGGCACAAACTATCGCACATACCGGATCGGCCCCACATTTGCAGT ATATGTCTGAAGTCGTTCAAACGTAAGGAGCAGCTGACACTGCACATTGTCATTCATACCGGAGAGAAAAAGCACGTTTGCATCGAGTGTGGAAAAG GATTCTATCGGAAAGATCATCTGCGCAAGCACACTCGTTCGCACATCGCCCGACGTGTCAAATCGGAAATGTCAGCTCAATCCGGTTCCGGTTCGAACAACTCCACTAACGCCAACAGCAACTCAGCACTGGCTTCCTCTCTGATGGCCACCAACATGCAGGGCGCTCCGGTAACGGCTTCCTGA